A window of the Parabacteroides merdae ATCC 43184 genome harbors these coding sequences:
- the lptC gene encoding LPS export ABC transporter periplasmic protein LptC produces MIKNRFLCKTNEQGITTIFAVVVMLLLFTASCNGDNKEVVVVAFDPETTYTLRTTDYTTQFSDSGITRYRAIAKEFLKFDKAKEPFSYFPEGIYVEKFDTLFNIEASLKADTAYNYEKKGLWKLIGNVRVENLEGKKFETSLLFWDQKEEKVYSDKYIRIQEDDKIITGIGFESNQNMTQYKIFNSQGVFPVSESVTTDSTQNIVPVDSMPIAANPAMETVPQKQPAQKEKVVPRKLVPAEMDKTK; encoded by the coding sequence ATGATTAAGAACCGTTTTCTTTGTAAAACGAACGAACAAGGCATAACAACTATCTTTGCGGTAGTTGTTATGCTTCTTTTATTTACTGCCTCTTGTAATGGCGATAACAAGGAGGTGGTTGTGGTTGCTTTCGATCCTGAAACAACTTATACGTTGAGGACTACTGATTATACTACTCAGTTCTCCGATTCGGGGATTACACGCTATCGTGCTATCGCTAAAGAATTTTTGAAATTCGATAAGGCAAAAGAGCCGTTCTCATATTTTCCTGAAGGTATTTATGTGGAAAAATTCGATACTTTATTTAATATTGAAGCGAGTCTTAAAGCGGATACGGCTTATAATTATGAGAAGAAAGGACTATGGAAGCTGATTGGCAATGTGAGGGTTGAGAATCTGGAAGGGAAAAAATTTGAAACTTCCTTGCTTTTTTGGGACCAGAAAGAGGAAAAGGTCTATTCTGATAAATACATTCGGATACAAGAGGATGATAAAATCATAACGGGTATCGGATTCGAGTCGAATCAGAATATGACTCAATATAAAATATTTAATTCTCAAGGAGTATTCCCTGTCAGTGAATCGGTAACGACTGATTCAACCCAAAATATTGTTCCGGTAGATTCTATGCCCATAGCTGCCAACCCTGCTATGGAGACTGTTCCGCAGAAGCAACCGGCACAGAAGGAAAAAGTGGTTCCACGAAAATTGGTGCCGGCCGAGATGGATAAAACGAAGTAA